The genomic stretch TCTCGAATCTCTTTTTTACATCTCTCGAAATAAGTGCcacgaaaaattaaagaaggtTTACGATCGATTTGACAGTTTTTGCAAATAGCTTTTGCTTTGGGTACATATTGATCGTATTCGAGACACTTCAACATTTCTTCGATGTATGTAAAACGAGTTTTATCAATTCTCGTAATGACACCTGGGCAGCATTTGGTCCCCAACAGATGATGCAGCTTCAAAAAGACATGGTAATAtttggatattaaattttgtaaaaaattgtgatgtGCAGATCGCAAAGGtctagagaaaaaatttaattattttatcttactttAAATAAGATGTATAAAATCGCAAATATCGCTTCTTGTTCAGTCATATGTTCCGCATATTCGAGTTCTCTCAAtctaaatctataaaaaaataacgcatTAACAAGAATAAACAATGGATACACGTAAACATACTTTTTCATGTTCTTTAAAGTTTCATCGTTcttcatataaatgtttttcaacCATCGTCGTAACTGTACAAAGTTTATTTGCGTCTTTCTAATCCAGTACCCTCTCCAAACAGCTTGGATCCTCGTCGCCATACTAGTATAATAATCTTGCCACATCTGCTGAACATGTTGAATCAAATATTGATTAGTGAACATCCTGGCGCGATATCCACGCCAATGGCGTTGTATAATTATCGCGTTTTCATGAAGCCTA from Cataglyphis hispanica isolate Lineage 1 chromosome 3, ULB_Chis1_1.0, whole genome shotgun sequence encodes the following:
- the LOC126859282 gene encoding spermatogenesis-associated protein 17-like isoform X1, translated to MASLLKFVINPVELQDMIKIKHDLAESSRRLHFIAARKIQAWIRGIITRNHLRRLHENAIIIQRHWRGYRARMFTNQYLIQHVQQMWQDYYTSMATRIQAVWRGYWIRKTQINFVQLRRWLKNIYMKNDETLKNMKKYVYVYPLFILVNALFFYRFRLRELEYAEHMTEQEAIFAILYILFKLHHLLGTKCCPGVITRIDKTRFTYIEEMLKCLEYDQYVPKAKAICKNCQIDRKPSLIFRGTYFERCKKEIRELEKSLQTGNVSIFRSIAN
- the LOC126859282 gene encoding spermatogenesis-associated protein 17-like isoform X2, which codes for MASLLKFVINPVELQDMIKIKHDLAESSRRLHFIAARKIQAWIRGIITRNHLRRLHENAIIIQRHWRGYRARMFTNQYLIQHVQQMWQDYYTSMATRIQAVWRGYWIRKTQINFVQLRRWLKNIYMKNDETLKNMKKFRLRELEYAEHMTEQEAIFAILYILFKLHHLLGTKCCPGVITRIDKTRFTYIEEMLKCLEYDQYVPKAKAICKNCQIDRKPSLIFRGTYFERCKKEIRELEKSLQTGNVSIFRSIAN